Genomic segment of Panicum virgatum strain AP13 chromosome 2K, P.virgatum_v5, whole genome shotgun sequence:
CACCAGCAGCGGCGCCCACTGCACGTCGTACAGCTCCGCGAACCTctccctcgcctcgccgccgcttgcGGACTGCGGCTTGGACGTCAGCTTGAACGGCAGGCCCTTGAGGCCGACGAGCCGGAGCAGGCtgtgcagcaccgccgccgggtACACGCCCGTGGCGCCGATCATGTAGAACTGCTCGTTGCGGCACCAGTCCAGCAGCGTGAGCCCCGCCCACCTGATCTCCACCAGGCCGCTCATCTCCATCATGGCGATGCCGGCGAACATGTAGGCCGCGTAGGTCTGGAACGGCTTCTGGATATAGAACTCGCTGCCGGAGAGCCACATGAGCGGGAGGAGGTCGTAGGCGAAGATGAAGGCCGCCGAGATGGGGTAGATGGTCATGTTGGTGTAGGCGACGCGCTGCATGGGGTgcagccgccggccggcgaggagcgGGCAGTTGCGGGAGAGGAACATGTCCAGGGATCCCCCCGACCAGCGCAGAATCTGGTAGAGCCGCTCCGTGAGGTTGATGGGCGCCGTGCCGCGGAACGCGTCGGGCTCCATGGCGCAGTACATGGAGCGCCACCCCTTGCGGTGGATCCGGAAGCCGGTCACCACGTCCTCCGTCGCGATGTTGTACACCCACCCGACGCCGTAGCCCCACTCCGTGCCGTCCTCGTACGCGCAGGTCGACAcgtcggcgagctccgccgcgagcCGCTTGTCGTcgagcgacgccggcggcggcggcgcgacgggccGGTGTTCCTGGTGCGTGGCCAGCGGGACAGAGTTGATGAAGGGCATGGAGTTGCCGAACTGCCTCCAGGGGTTGTCCGGGAGCTTGGACACGCCGTCGCCGGGCTGCCACCGGGGCGGGTCGGCGCTGTAGAGTGCGGCGCGGCGGAACATGCAGCCGGTGCCGACGTAGGAAGGGCCCTGGAGGCCGTTGAGGCCGAGGGCGGTGGCGTCGAAGAAGACGCGGTTGTGGTTGCAGTACCGGTCCGTGGGGTCCACGTCGTCGAAGCGCTGGGGGAACTGGACGAAGGCGGTGTCCTCGCCGTGGCGCCCGTCGAGCATGAAGCACATGGCGGCGCGGAACGCCGCCGAGTTGTTGATGTAGTGGTCGCCGTCGAAGTTGATGATGAAGGGCGCGTTGGAGAGCAGGGCCGACACGCGCAGCTGCACGTTCATCGCGCCGGCCTTCTTCTGGTGGTCGTACCCCGGCCGCTTCTCCCGCGCGATGTACACCAGCATCGGGAGCCGCACGTCCACGGCGCTCAGGTCCAGAGGGCTAtcagagctcgccggcgcgcccaGCTGAGGCTCGTCGCCCGGATGCTTCAACACAACCTGTGTCCTCGACGTTGACAGCAATCAGAGCAGCACATTTGATTTCCGATCTCAAAGATCAAAACGAACACAAAAATTGTACATGACTGCGGGTTGCCGTGTATGTACCTGAACAATCGCAGCGTGCTGTCCTTTCTTGTGGTTTTCAGCCGGCTCAATCCAGGTGCCAGGCCAATGGCTGCCATCGGCCATGTAGGTCGCCCGGGCACCACCCCGTTTCGTGCTCTCGCGCTCGTACGCCTCCGACCTCTGGGGAATGATGGTGAACAGCGCCGCCAGCCGCTCCTTGAACTCCTCGTACTCCCGCCGCACGTGCCGGCGGTCGTCGAGGAACTGCCCCGGCGCGTCCCCGGCGTACggcccgtccgccgccgccgccgcgaagtAGCTCTCGGGCGCCCTGGGCTCGACGCGGTGCTTCCGGCAGAAGGGCGCCCACAGCGCGGCGAACCTGGCGGTCTCGAGCAGCGCCTCGTAGTGGACCAGCGAGCCGCCGTCGTCGGAGAAGTAGGTCGCGTGCCGGCCCACCGGGTAGTCCGTGGCGAGGATGGACAGGACGGAGTTCATGGTGCAGAGCACCGGCTCGTCCACGGGGTCCACGGTGTTGATGAACACGTCGACGCAGGGGAGCTGgctggagccgccgccgccggcgacggcgggaggATCGAATTGTTCGTTGAGGAGCGCGATGTTGGGGACGCGCCGGATGGGGTTGAGCTTGGAGGCCTGGTTCAGGAGCCAGCTGACGCCGAACCAGAAGTCGCCGACCACCGTGATCCACCAGAGGACCATGCTGTCCGAGTCCCGGTGCCTCATGCGCCATATGAAAAACTGGATGATGAGGATCAATCTGGCCAGGTTTATTAACCTGTTGCACGGGGATGAACAGAGAATGAAGGTTAGAAGGTGTGCAAGTTCAGTCAATCTTTTGATATTTTTGTCGCTGTTAACGGTCAGATCAAAATAACAACATTCAACAACTCTCAAGATGAAAATATGCATTTATAGACTTCTAGTTTTAGGTGACTGAGAGACTAGAAACCTTACCTATTTTAGGAATTGAGCATTAGCTCGGTGCCTCGGTCCGATTGAGCCTTcatatgtgttttttttttgagagaaaaaaGGATCCAAATTGCAAGGAGGAACAAAATTCCAGTCACGCCTTACATGTACAGCCAAACTTTTGGTAGATTTTCTTCCTAGGCATAGGCATTCAAATTCGTTGCCATGCTTCATTTACAATAGAATCTCCCTTTTTTTAATAACTgacatgcaaaaaaaaacagaatagaGGGAAAAGAAATCCAACAAGTCTAGCTATGAACCAAATCAACAAGTAACCGCCTAATTTTGTTGTCTAATTCAAATCTACAAATTGCGCGTGATGATGCTACAAAGCAAAGTGTGTAATTGAGGGCCATATTAGTTGAGAACTAGGTAGGTGATTGGTGACCAGGTGTTGATAACTCAAAGACATTCCTAAACACTAGCTTTTAAGCTTAGCAGAGTCATTTCGAGCTGTTTTCCTTTCTTGTGCTATTGCTTACGCTTCCCACCGCATAAttaaattatatattttttcttaatataatgatatGTAGATCTCATaggaatttgaaaaaaaacttAGCAAATCATGAGCGAAGGAAGATGTCAGACTGACCATCACGCAACCTTGTAAAAGCtctttgttttttcttcttcttttgtacAAGTATTTATCttccttttttatttgataCACCTCACAGTGTCCGTTgacttttaaaaaaaactaaaaatcaTCGGTGTAATGTACACATGATTATAAAATAATGGCACTGAAATTTGAAATAAACAAGCCGCCCGAACGTGCGGTCCAGAAACCCAGAGGCCATCACGTGCAATGCGTCCTTTTTTGCTCTTTTTCTACACACTTTTATGCTATATCTTTATGCACTTTGGTTCTGTGAAAGTCTCTTCATTGGTCATTGCGCACCAACCCTCCTATTGCTTTTTCTACTGTAAATTGTAGTACTACTTTGTTTGCAGGTCGTTTGGGGCTTTGGGCACTACGGCCACATCTACTCTGTTCACTTCTAGCCCTGTGAAGAAATGGAAAAACACCCAACGTTTTGAGAGAAATTTGGCTGCCGATTAAGCGCCACAATAGTATCTATGCAGCCTTGCAAGGATTGGGAGTATTAACTAGCATCGAGATTTCAAATTAAGTCTGGCAAAGCTCCTACGAGCTTTACGTTCAGAAAAGGAAGAGAAGATTTCAGAAGTAGCCGACGACGTACCTGTAAGGATGCAGGAGGATGCCCCTGACCTTGAACGTCCGGTACAGCAGCGGCcggccgtcctcgccgccgcgttcctccgccgccagcacctcctcctcgtcggcggGCACCCAGTTCTTATTCTTGTCCTTGCTGCTTGCGCCGGCGGCCCGCCccgtgccgtcgccgccgggcaGCAGCGGGTCGGCGAGGCCGGCATCGTTACCGGTCGCCGTCGACGGCATGCCTGCGCCTTCGACGAGCACTAGCCCAGGGCCGGCGACTGAGCCGAAGCTATGGGGGGCAGGGCAAGCACCAAGCAGTGAGGCGCGCGCATCTTTTATATACAGTGGCACGCACGAGTGGACTTCACGGCGGGAGGAGAGGAATCCAATCGAGTGGTGATTTGGGAGATTAGATTGGAGGTGCGTCGTCGAAAAAGGAAAAGGCCGAGGTGTGCGGGCGCGTCGTGCTCGTGCTCGTGCTCGTGCTCGCGTCAGATGCTTCCCGGGGGGCGGTGGCCTTGCCGCCTTGGAGGCTGGCTATGGAACTGGGATCAGGCCATGCATCGGGCAGCGAGTCGCGAGCGGTCAGAGAGTGGACGCTGAGCAATGGCCATGCGATGCTGCTACAGTTACAGACAAGCACATCGAGATCGATGCTGCGGAGCAATCTCCCATGCGGCCACGCTGGAAACGTGCGCTAGCTAGGAACTACTAGGGTCCATGGTCCATGGATGCGCATGGCATGGCGGATCTGACCGAGTCAGGAAGAAAAATCAGATAAAATAACTGATGGGCATTCTCAAAGACGGCAACTTGCGGTGCCTTGTCGCCTAGACGGAGTAATCTTGCCGGAGTACGCAGTTGCGCCGGGCCACCGACGGTCGAGATATTTCCTGGACGCCTGGAACTACAGATCTAGATGGTTGTTCATTGTTCTCTCTGTTTCAGCGTCAACTCCTGTGGGAAGGAGGGATCGAGTGTGTGGACGTTTCCTCTTAGGTATAAAATTAGTAAAAGAAACAGTCGTTGTCAACTCTTCATGTGTATATGATTAATTGTCACATCTGCAGCTACAATCGTGCTCGCAGATCCCCACGGTTCTTCACCCCCAAATCAAGATCGACAGTTGGACTgacagtaaaaaaaaaaaaactcgaccaggGGAGAGACGGCCCCCTGATTTTCATCTTAAGAAGCTTGTGCCATGACTCGAACCCGGGCTGGCTCAGCAAACTGCTTCTTTGGCGTATTTGGCTGACCAGTTGCTTGTTCTAATGTGCTTCACAGGCAAACGGTCAAACTTTCACTCAATAAACTTTTACAAGTGACAATGCTTGATTCACATCACGTAAAAAGACCCCAGAATGAAACACAAGGAACTCTGGGCGCCACTAATCAGCTCCTCCTTCCGGCCAGGAATACATGAGCTCCACCGTGCCAATACTTAATTAGAAGGTCACGAGACAAATATAATGGCCAATTCTCCATTCATTCTACAAACTTGTACAAGTAACTAATGATTCATTTCCATCATGTAAATCTTCAGAAATGGGAAATAGGCACCACTAAGCAATGAAAgcaagcaaaagaaaaaaaaacagtagtAGGGGAATTGGAACCAAACAAATGTCTAAAATGGACCCGTAAAAGACCAGCGCGGTGTATATGGGAAAATCTACTAATGCAACTAAAAGAGTCACCACTCACCAACGTAATGAACAGAACATAGCCACATATCTTTTGTTCCACCATAAAGAAGAATCTTTTACTCTAACACAACTTTTGTATCATTCCCATACAAATGGATAATTTTTCATAAACTGAACAAACTTGTACAACCGATGCACGATTTACATCATGTAAAAGCTTCACAACGAAGAAAAAACTCTCAGCTAGCGGAATTTACCATGACGGGTGCCACTACTCAAAAGATAACCACAAGCTAAAAACCCCAGCTTGTAGGGAAACTAGCACCACCTGAATGTCTGAAGTGGAACCGAACAGAGCCAGTCCGCACAGCATGGATGGCAACAACCACTGCTGCGACTACAACAAACGCAACAACAAATAAGATGAACAGGATATAAGGCCTCTTGCTCCACCGCCCCATGATCCCAAGCGCAAACGGGTAGATCAGCAGCAGGATCCACGCATTGAATACCAGTCCAAGGGACGCGTCTGCCATCTGCAGGAGTGACCATCCCCCGACAATCGCCTTGCCAATCGC
This window contains:
- the LOC120690868 gene encoding probable mixed-linked glucan synthase 9, with amino-acid sequence MPSTATGNDAGLADPLLPGGDGTGRAAGASSKDKNKNWVPADEEEVLAAEERGGEDGRPLLYRTFKVRGILLHPYRLINLARLILIIQFFIWRMRHRDSDSMVLWWITVVGDFWFGVSWLLNQASKLNPIRRVPNIALLNEQFDPPAVAGGGGSSQLPCVDVFINTVDPVDEPVLCTMNSVLSILATDYPVGRHATYFSDDGGSLVHYEALLETARFAALWAPFCRKHRVEPRAPESYFAAAAADGPYAGDAPGQFLDDRRHVRREYEEFKERLAALFTIIPQRSEAYERESTKRGGARATYMADGSHWPGTWIEPAENHKKGQHAAIVQVVLKHPGDEPQLGAPASSDSPLDLSAVDVRLPMLVYIAREKRPGYDHQKKAGAMNVQLRVSALLSNAPFIINFDGDHYINNSAAFRAAMCFMLDGRHGEDTAFVQFPQRFDDVDPTDRYCNHNRVFFDATALGLNGLQGPSYVGTGCMFRRAALYSADPPRWQPGDGVSKLPDNPWRQFGNSMPFINSVPLATHQEHRPVAPPPPASLDDKRLAAELADVSTCAYEDGTEWGYGVGWVYNIATEDVVTGFRIHRKGWRSMYCAMEPDAFRGTAPINLTERLYQILRWSGGSLDMFLSRNCPLLAGRRLHPMQRVAYTNMTIYPISAAFIFAYDLLPLMWLSGSEFYIQKPFQTYAAYMFAGIAMMEMSGLVEIRWAGLTLLDWCRNEQFYMIGATGVYPAAVLHSLLRLVGLKGLPFKLTSKPQSASGGEARERFAELYDVQWAPLLVPTVVVTAVNVAAIGAAAGRVAAGGWSFAQLAGAAGGLVFNAWVLLLLYPFVLGIMGRWSKRPYLLFVMLVVALAAIALAHVALLAVLAPGSVPPFRLGRWWSGVGAIISPASWRF